One window of Branchiostoma lanceolatum isolate klBraLanc5 chromosome 6, klBraLanc5.hap2, whole genome shotgun sequence genomic DNA carries:
- the LOC136436848 gene encoding sialin-like — translation MDATGKDMAAADAVGKAETSSDQHSEKGSCCLLADKIPARYILAALFFVGHISLTISRGGFALAVVVMVNSSSRVTPANQTDSYQLCPSSGRGNTSSQNDQGELDWSESLKGVILGANFYGYIFTQVVGGMLEQRLGGRIVYGTSMLLGAVLNVLCPVAARTSPWAIFAVRFSMGLVSGVLFPSLYGIWGRWAPPTERTRLLAICYMGLPLGNIINYPLASFLAAELGWEYIFYIPGAFVAAWLVTWLLLAYDSPAKHPRILEEEQKYIEEGIGIRGRQKPTVPWLKILLSPAVWALIIGQFSSNWGVFFLTTQLPNYMQNVLGFNIQTNGLLSALPFVLAMVSTLASGVAADRLIQGEKIPKVWIRRGFVITGYSGMVICGVILANLTGCNPFTAVALLCLTQGFNGLTVAGFRAVHVEFAPRFSGVTFALANTGGTVSGIFAPLLVGLVTDNYPTPAAWSTIFYIGAAIQGVGGIFTAVFMRTDIQPWARGEPNVNDKSPELAGSKDLVIANEFAEMPLKTVGEMPNTKL, via the exons ATGGATGCTACAGGCAAGGACATGGCGGCAGCGGATGCTGTTGGCAAAGCTGAGACAAGTTCAGACCAGCACTCTGAGAAAGGAAGCTGTTGTCTG TTGGCCGACAAAATCCCGGCTCGGTACATCTTAGCCGCCTTGTTTTTCGTTGGCCACATCTCATTGACCATATCAAGGGGAGGATTCGCTTTAGCTGTTGTTGTCATGGTGAACAGTTCATCAAGAGTGACACCTGCCAATCAAACTGACTCCTACCAGCTCTGTCCGAGCAGTGGGCGAGGAAATACGTCCTCACAG AATGATCAAGGGGAACTGGACTGGAGCGAGAGCCTAAAGGGAGTCATCCTTGGTGCCAACTTTTACGGCTATATCTTTACGCAG GTGGTAGGTGGCATGTTGGAGCAGAGGCTTGGCGGTAGGATTGTGTACGGGACGAGCATGTTGTTAGGAGCGGTCCTGAACGTTCTTTGCCCCGTGGCCGCACGGACGAGTCCTTGGGCGATCTTCGCTGTCAGGTTCAGCATGGGATTGGTGTCT GGAGTTCTGTTCCCCTCCCTGTACGGAATCTGGGGCCGATGGGCTCCTCCTACCGAAAGGACAAGACTGCTTGCAATTTGCTACATGG GGTTACCCCTTGGTAACATCATCAACTACCCACTGGCGTCCTTCCTGGCTGCTGAGTTGGGCTGGGAGTACATCTTCTATATTCCTG GAGCTTTCGTAGCAGCCTGGCTCGTGACATGGCTCCTCCTGGCTTACGACTCTCCTGCGAAACATCCACGGATCCTGGAGGAAGAACAGAAGTATATCGAAGAGGGTATCGGGATAAGGGGTCGACAG AAACCAACGGTTCCTTGGCTGAAAATACTCCTATCGCCTGCTGTTTGGGCACTCATCATTGGACAGTTCAGTTCGAATTGGGGAGTCTTCTTTCTGACTACCCAACTGCCGAACTACATGCAGAATGTGTTGGGATTCAACATCCAAACG AACGGCTTGCTGTCGGCTCTTCCGTTCGTTCTTGCCATGGTCTCCACGTTAGCGTCAGGTGTAGCAGCTGACCGCTTGATTCAAGGCGAGAAAATCCCCAAGGTGTGGATAAGAAGGGGATTCGTAATCACAG GGTATTCCGGCATGGTGATCTGCGGAGTGATCCTGGCGAACCTGACCGGATGTAACCCTTTCACCGCTGTGGCCCTGCTGTGCCTCACACAGGGTTTTAACGGACTGACAGTGGCAGGTTTCCGCGCCGTCCATGTTGAATTCGCGCCCAGGTTCAGCGGTGTGACCTTCGCTCTGGCCAACACGGGAGGGACCGTTTCTGGCATCTTCGCTCCTCTGTTGGTCGGACTTGTCACGGATAATTAT CCGACCCCTGCCGCCTGGTCCACAATCTTCTACATAGGAGCGGCTATCCAGGGTGTGGGAGGGATTTTCACCGCGGTGTTCATGCGCACTGACATCCAACCCTGGGCTAGGGGAGAACCCAACGTCAATGATAAG AGTCCCGAATTGGCCGGTTCCAAAGACCTCGTCATCGCCAATGAGTTTGCCGAGATGCCGCTGAAGACTGTTGGGGAGATGCCTAACACGAAATTATGA